One window of Quercus robur chromosome 5, dhQueRobu3.1, whole genome shotgun sequence genomic DNA carries:
- the LOC126725827 gene encoding probable receptor-like protein kinase At1g80640, translated as MNLLSCFSLLLIMWVLSNTLFSAIIDARSEPPIPVPSISEQFFVAERIPSSQFLVKMEAEPPGPGEEIRVVHHHDLNEKILIALIVASSLLGGILLFLLFFWIYRQKKLKNSNKKSRKSLEAAKGISMNPIMVNSLRMANSKGSLAIFDYPSLEAATNNFQESNHLGEGGCGHIYKAHFDEKLLAAVKRIDGVTQDMEREFENEVNWLSKIQHQNIIKLFGYCIYGDSRFLVYEMMEKSSLETQLHGPTQGSALTWHLRMKIAVDVARGLEYLHEHSHPPVVHRDIKSSNILLDFNFNAKLSDFGLAVTSGTENNNLKLSGTMDYVAPEYLLDGKLTDKSDVYAFGVVLLELLTGRKPLENLAPAQCLSIVTWAMPQLTDRSKLPKIVDPVIRNMMDLKHLYQVAAVAVLCVQTEPSYRPLITDILHSLIPLVPNELGGSLRVSEPTKPVCPGPSN; from the exons aTGAATCTTCTAAGTTGTTTTAGTTTACTACTTATTATGTGGGTATTAAGCAACACTTTGTTTTCAGCTATAATTGACGCCAGATCAGAGCCTCCTATACCTGTACCCTCCATTTCTGAGCAGTTTTTTGTTGCTGAGAGAATTCCCAGTTCTCAATTTCTAGTTAAAATGGAAGCTGAACCTCCAGGACCAG GAGAGGAGATTAGAGTAGTGCACCACCATGATTTGAATGAGAAAATTCTTATAGCGCTCATTGTTGCCTCCTCTCTCCTTGGTGGAATTTTgctgtttttattatttttttggatctatagacagaaaaaattgaagaactcCAATAAGAAAAGCCGAAAGAGCTTAG AGGCTGCAAAAGGGATCTCAATGAACCCAATTATGGTTAACTCCTTGAGGATGGCCAATAGTAAAGGTTCTCTTGCTATATTCGATTATCCATCATTAGAAGCAGCAACAAACAATTTCCAAGAAAGTAATCATTTGGGTGAGGGTGGTTGTGGACATATCTATAAAGCtcattttgatgaaaaattGCTTGCAGCAGTTAAGAGAATTGATGGTGTCACTCAAGACATGGAAAGAGAATTTGAA AATGAGGTGAATTGGTTGAGTAAAATCCAGCATCAGAATATTATTAAACTTTTTGGTTACTGCATTTATGGAGATTCAAGGTTCCTTGTTTATGAAATGATGGAGAAGTCTTCATTGGAAACTCAACTGCATG GACCTACTCAAGGATCAGCTTTAACATGGCATCTGCGAATGAAAATAGCTGTTGATGTTGCTAG AGGATTAGAATATCTTCATGAGCACTCGCATCCTCCTGTGGTTCATAGAGACATAAAATCTTCTAATATTCTTCTGgatttcaatttcaatgctAAG CTATCAGATTTTGGCCTTGCGGTTACTTCTGGCACTGAAAACAATAACTTAAAGCTTTCAGGAACCATGGATTACGTGGCACCAGAATACCTTTTGGATG GGAAACTAACAGATAAAAGTGATGTCTATGCTTTTGGAGTTGTCCTTCTAGAACTCCTAACAGGAAGAAAGCCGTTGGAGAATCTTGCCCCAGCTCAATGCCTATCTATTGTCACATGG GCTATGCCTCAGCTTACTGACAGATCAAAGCTTCCAAAGATTGTGGATCCTGTAATCAGAAACATGATGGACCTAAAGCATTTATATCAG GTTGCTGCTGTGGCTGTACTGTGTGTTCAAACAGAACCAAGTTACAGGCCACTGATAACTGATATTTTGCACTCGCTTATCCCTCTTGTCCCTAATGAGCTTGGAGGATCACTCAGAGTTAGCGAACCTACTAAGCCAGTCTGCCCTGGACCTTCCAACTGA